A stretch of the Marinobacter sp. JH2 genome encodes the following:
- the nusA gene encoding transcription termination factor NusA — translation MSKEILLVVETVSNEKGVDKDVIFEAIELALATAAKKRYEDEEADIRVSIDRRTGEYETFRRWLVVDNDAVPALGTELTMQEAEEIDTSLQPGDMHEEQTESVAFGRIGAQAAKQIIFQKVREAERSKIVDSYRDRVGELVSGTVKKVTRDNVIVDLGSNAEALLPREHLIARETFRMGDRVRALLLEIRVDHRGPQLILSRTDGQMLIELFRIEVPEIAEELIEIRGAARDPGSRAKIAVKTNDRRIDPVGACVGMRGSRVQAVSNELGGERVDIVLWDDNPAQLVINAMAPAEVASIVMDEDRHTMDVAVAEDNLAQAIGRNGQNVRLATELTGWTLNVMTEEEAGERQEQELGRLLEHFTKHLDVDEEFASVLIDEGFSSIEEVAYVPMEEMLAIDGLDEDTVTELRKRAKDALLNQALAGEEALEGSEPAEDLLEMEGMERALAFKLAGMGVRTMEDLAEQSVDDLLEIEGIDEERAGQLIMTARAPWFEDQA, via the coding sequence ATGAGTAAAGAGATCTTGCTGGTAGTGGAAACCGTCTCGAACGAGAAAGGCGTCGATAAGGACGTGATTTTTGAGGCCATCGAGCTTGCGCTCGCCACTGCTGCCAAAAAGCGTTATGAAGATGAAGAGGCGGATATCCGCGTTTCCATCGATCGCCGTACTGGCGAATATGAAACATTCCGCCGCTGGTTAGTGGTAGATAATGACGCGGTTCCCGCATTGGGCACCGAACTGACCATGCAGGAAGCGGAAGAAATTGATACCTCGCTACAGCCGGGTGACATGCACGAAGAGCAGACGGAGTCCGTTGCTTTTGGTCGTATCGGTGCGCAGGCCGCGAAGCAGATCATTTTCCAGAAAGTTCGTGAAGCCGAACGTTCCAAGATAGTAGACAGCTACCGTGACCGTGTCGGTGAGCTGGTTTCCGGTACCGTCAAGAAGGTAACTCGGGATAACGTCATCGTGGATTTGGGTAGTAACGCTGAAGCGTTGTTGCCTCGAGAGCATCTGATTGCCCGTGAGACCTTCCGAATGGGTGATCGTGTGCGGGCCCTGCTGCTTGAAATCCGAGTTGATCATCGTGGTCCGCAATTGATTTTGAGTCGTACTGATGGCCAGATGCTGATTGAATTATTCCGCATCGAAGTGCCAGAGATCGCCGAAGAGTTGATCGAAATTCGTGGCGCTGCCCGTGATCCCGGTTCACGCGCCAAAATTGCTGTGAAAACCAACGACCGTCGTATCGATCCAGTCGGTGCTTGCGTGGGTATGCGTGGTTCGCGTGTTCAGGCCGTTTCCAACGAGTTGGGCGGTGAACGTGTGGATATCGTTCTTTGGGACGATAATCCGGCACAACTGGTTATCAATGCCATGGCTCCGGCGGAAGTTGCTTCCATCGTGATGGACGAAGATCGCCACACCATGGACGTTGCGGTTGCTGAAGATAATCTGGCGCAAGCTATTGGTCGAAACGGACAGAACGTTCGCTTGGCCACAGAGCTGACTGGCTGGACATTGAACGTGATGACCGAAGAAGAAGCCGGTGAGCGTCAAGAGCAAGAGCTCGGCCGTTTGCTCGAGCACTTCACCAAGCATCTCGATGTTGATGAAGAATTTGCAAGCGTCCTGATCGACGAGGGCTTTTCTTCCATTGAAGAAGTGGCCTATGTGCCGATGGAAGAAATGTTGGCGATTGACGGTTTGGACGAAGACACCGTGACGGAACTTCGTAAGCGTGCCAAAGATGCCCTGTTAAATCAGGCCTTGGCCGGTGAAGAAGCCCTTGAAGGATCAGAGCCTGCTGAAGACCTCTTGGAAATGGAAGGCATGGAGCGAGCACTGGCGTTTAAGTTGGCCGGTATGGGTGTTCGCACGATGGAGGATCTCGCAGAGCAGTCAGTTGATGATCTGCTAGAGATTGAAGGTATTGATGAAGAGCGTGCAGGTCAGTTGATTATGACGGCACGTGCACCCTGGTTTGAAGACCAGGCCTGA
- the infB gene encoding translation initiation factor IF-2, whose amino-acid sequence MTDVTVKQLAADVGAPVDRLLKQIVEAGLQARSENDAVSGDEKQQLLDYLRKSHGDDEAEPRKITLKRKTTTTLKAGKAKTVNVEVRKRRTYVKRAELHPEPEAEALEQEAPVEQSVAQEPAPQEAPQVAAEQAPAQPETEAPKAQAEVAEAPKAKEPEPVVETAPEDIPMPPPEDDGRDRKPKKKKEKGRERGDDDDGKPKKKQAGHRGPRSRPEEPLVISEDDDSAPRKQLRAKKKTKEKRHAFERPTKPMVREVQIPETITVGDLAQRMAVKSADVIKTLMGMGVMATINQPLDQESAILVTEELGHKPVSVSDDALEEEVLSNITEQDEGKEKIKRAPVVSVMGHVDHGKTSLLDYIRRTKVAAGESGGITQHIGAYHVETDHGMVSFLDTPGHAAFTAMRARGAQCTDIVILVVAADDGVMPQTKEAVEHAKSAGVPLVVAINKMDKEQADPDRIKTELSALDVIPEDWGGDVQFVPVSAHTGAGIDNLLEAVLLQAEVLELEASPDASAKGVVVESSLERGRGSVATVLVQNGTLRQGEMVVAGSFFGKVRAMTNEAGKPVKSAGPSIPVEILGLNGTPDAGDEFYAVSDEKKAKELAELRQTRERETRLQRQQAAKLENMFENMGKDEVKTLNVVLKTDVRGTLEAITKALRDMGNEEVQVKVVSSGVGGIAETDISLAMATNAVIFGFNVRADTAAKRLVEKEGLDLRYYSIIYNMLDDVKAALTGMLKPEFREDIVGIADVRDVFRSPKFGQVAGCMVTEGNVYRNKPIRVLRDNVVIFEGELESLRRFKDDVPEVRNGMECGIGVKGYDVKVGDQIEVFDRVRVERQLESTGA is encoded by the coding sequence ATGACTGATGTAACGGTAAAACAACTGGCCGCAGATGTAGGCGCTCCCGTGGATCGTTTGCTGAAGCAGATTGTGGAAGCTGGGCTACAGGCTCGCAGCGAAAACGATGCTGTGTCTGGCGATGAGAAACAGCAGTTGCTGGATTATCTGAGAAAGAGCCACGGCGATGACGAAGCAGAGCCGCGGAAGATCACGCTCAAGCGCAAGACAACGACCACGTTGAAAGCGGGTAAAGCCAAAACGGTTAACGTGGAAGTGCGCAAGCGTCGTACGTATGTCAAGCGTGCAGAATTGCATCCTGAGCCGGAAGCCGAAGCGTTAGAGCAGGAAGCACCTGTGGAGCAGTCGGTCGCTCAAGAGCCAGCACCGCAAGAAGCACCGCAAGTGGCTGCCGAGCAAGCACCAGCCCAGCCAGAAACAGAGGCGCCGAAAGCGCAAGCTGAAGTGGCAGAAGCACCTAAAGCTAAAGAGCCCGAGCCAGTCGTTGAAACTGCGCCAGAGGACATTCCGATGCCTCCGCCAGAAGACGATGGACGGGATCGCAAGCCGAAGAAAAAGAAAGAAAAAGGGCGTGAGCGCGGCGATGATGATGACGGCAAGCCGAAGAAGAAGCAGGCTGGCCATCGCGGTCCACGTAGCCGACCAGAAGAACCTCTGGTGATTTCCGAGGATGACGATTCTGCTCCTCGCAAACAGCTACGGGCCAAAAAGAAAACGAAAGAAAAGCGTCATGCTTTCGAGAGGCCAACCAAGCCCATGGTAAGAGAAGTTCAGATTCCAGAAACGATCACTGTTGGTGATCTAGCCCAGCGTATGGCTGTTAAATCCGCTGATGTCATCAAGACTCTGATGGGAATGGGCGTAATGGCCACCATCAACCAGCCTCTGGATCAGGAAAGTGCGATCCTGGTGACTGAAGAGTTGGGCCACAAGCCTGTAAGTGTCAGTGATGATGCGCTCGAAGAAGAAGTGCTGAGCAACATCACCGAACAGGACGAAGGCAAAGAGAAGATCAAGCGGGCTCCGGTTGTGAGCGTGATGGGTCACGTTGATCACGGTAAAACCTCACTGCTTGATTACATTCGCCGCACTAAAGTAGCAGCTGGCGAATCCGGTGGCATCACACAGCACATTGGTGCCTACCACGTTGAAACCGATCACGGCATGGTGTCCTTCCTGGATACCCCGGGCCACGCAGCCTTTACAGCGATGCGTGCTCGTGGTGCCCAGTGCACTGACATTGTCATTCTGGTTGTAGCCGCTGATGACGGCGTGATGCCGCAGACGAAAGAGGCGGTAGAACACGCTAAGTCGGCCGGTGTTCCGTTGGTTGTTGCCATCAACAAGATGGACAAAGAGCAAGCGGATCCTGATCGTATCAAAACCGAACTGTCAGCTCTGGACGTTATTCCGGAAGACTGGGGCGGCGACGTTCAGTTCGTGCCTGTATCTGCGCATACTGGTGCGGGTATCGACAATCTGCTTGAAGCCGTATTGCTGCAAGCCGAAGTGCTTGAGTTGGAAGCTTCTCCCGATGCATCTGCAAAAGGTGTGGTGGTTGAGTCTAGCTTGGAACGTGGCCGTGGTTCGGTTGCGACGGTTCTGGTTCAGAACGGCACGCTGCGCCAGGGTGAGATGGTTGTTGCAGGATCTTTCTTCGGTAAAGTTCGTGCCATGACTAACGAAGCTGGCAAGCCGGTTAAATCTGCTGGCCCTTCAATCCCGGTTGAGATTTTGGGTTTGAACGGTACTCCCGATGCCGGTGACGAGTTCTACGCCGTGTCCGATGAGAAGAAGGCTAAAGAATTGGCCGAACTACGTCAGACTCGCGAGCGTGAAACCCGTCTACAGCGTCAGCAGGCGGCCAAGCTTGAGAACATGTTTGAAAACATGGGCAAGGACGAGGTTAAGACTCTCAACGTTGTTCTGAAGACCGACGTGCGCGGTACCCTTGAGGCGATCACCAAGGCCTTGCGTGATATGGGTAACGAAGAAGTCCAGGTCAAAGTTGTCTCTTCCGGTGTTGGCGGTATCGCTGAAACCGATATCAGTCTGGCTATGGCTACCAACGCAGTTATCTTCGGCTTTAATGTTCGTGCCGATACTGCAGCTAAGCGTTTAGTTGAAAAAGAAGGTCTGGACCTTCGTTACTACAGCATCATCTATAACATGCTGGACGACGTTAAAGCGGCCCTGACCGGCATGCTGAAGCCAGAATTCCGTGAAGATATCGTTGGTATCGCGGATGTGCGTGACGTGTTCCGTTCACCGAAGTTCGGTCAGGTTGCGGGCTGTATGGTTACCGAGGGTAATGTGTACCGCAACAAGCCGATTCGTGTACTGCGTGACAATGTTGTGATCTTCGAAGGCGAGCTCGAATCGCTGCGTCGTTTCAAGGACGACGTACCAGAGGTTCGTAACGGTATGGAGTGTGGTATCGGCGTTAAGGGTTACGATGTGAAAGTGGGCGACCAGATCGAAGTCTTCGATCGCGTTCGCGTTGAACGTCAGCTCGAGTCTACGGGGGCCTAA
- the rbfA gene encoding 30S ribosome-binding factor RbfA, with amino-acid sequence MARDYSRIDRIGDQMQRELAQIIQREVKDPRVGMITVNDVKVSRDLGYADIYVSLLSTEELTEQSPEVQESLKVLNKASGFLRGQVARAMKLRVVPMLRFHFDSLLGHSRKLDRLIREAVGDQPAVGQDDGGESDADSSERDA; translated from the coding sequence ATGGCACGGGATTACAGCCGCATCGATCGTATTGGCGATCAAATGCAACGTGAGCTGGCCCAGATCATCCAACGTGAGGTGAAAGACCCTCGCGTTGGCATGATCACGGTGAATGACGTCAAAGTCAGCCGAGATTTGGGCTATGCCGATATCTACGTTTCGCTGTTGTCGACCGAAGAGCTAACCGAGCAATCTCCGGAAGTTCAGGAATCCCTGAAGGTGCTGAATAAAGCATCCGGATTTTTGCGTGGCCAAGTGGCGCGGGCGATGAAGTTGCGCGTTGTGCCTATGCTGCGGTTCCACTTCGACAGTCTGCTTGGTCACAGCCGTAAACTGGATCGTTTGATTCGGGAAGCTGTGGGTGACCAGCCTGCCGTTGGGCAAGATGATGGTGGCGAATCTGACGCGGACAGTTCGGAGCGTGACGCTTGA